The following coding sequences lie in one Myxococcales bacterium genomic window:
- the ppc gene encoding phosphoenolpyruvate carboxylase, with translation MNTNATDSPEFSHGSHTRSLQGDVRWLASALGRVIRRLEGDTCFEAVEELRTSCRSRRRKEPDAPTLAEIFRVVQALELPTATQVARAFTLFFLLINTAEQVQGVRQNRDRRSPDDADDAESGSMRNVLQILKKQGHSASATHKALSRLIVKPVLTAHPTEATRRTVLSLQDRVALLLLERDHASPSRRGEIEAALEAEVELLWLTSEVRNDRLQVLDEVGNALWYLEDRLFGASARVIERVREDFAAVFEEEIPPPLSLAFGSWVGGDRDGNPYVTPGITEEAARRSAHSVLGKYVGEVSALIERLSLSDRIVHVPSRFRASIEADSKLLPAEWAKNQRRDADEPIRLKLSFIRARLLQCQRLLEAHSSNTPAVFPAAYSKVDDFERDLGLIDEALHQAGAIHARRTLLDPLRMRVRMLGFHGFCMDVREDAFELRRAFEEIASNLKHPEFDYSALEQELLGTRPLVGPLQRLSERSENVVQAFRAVKHIHEQVSPEAASTYVVSMTRSADDLLRVLLLAREAGLVNLAADPPESKLDVVPLFETLDDLTHAASTMRQLFRSRVYSRQLQARGMRQEVMLGYSDSAKDAGLLTSSWSLYCTQRELQNVCDEAGVALELFHGRGGTVGRGGGSPVFRALSALPPGTVGHRVKITEQGEVISQKYGIASLAEQTLEVTLAGTLLATFSDWREQLKPGEEKKFEERMHALSLTALSVFRRLVHEDPGVFELFVKCTPVEELAHVHFGSRPVYRQGGAGSLQGIRAIPWGFGWMQNRLILPGWLGVGSALQEALSTEGGLEELQRMEEVWPFFADFVAKVEMVCAKVDIDIARLYVDELHGSQALFEVLQQEYAATVESILAIKRQQRLLERQPTLERNLLLRDPYVDPLSVLQVVFMKQQKDCEKDSEQCALLNSALSTTLNGVAQGLRNTG, from the coding sequence ATGAACACGAATGCAACAGATTCGCCGGAATTTTCCCACGGCTCCCACACCCGAAGCTTGCAGGGCGATGTGCGATGGCTTGCTTCGGCGTTGGGCAGAGTGATTCGGCGTTTGGAAGGCGACACATGCTTCGAAGCTGTGGAAGAGCTGCGGACTTCGTGTCGATCGCGACGGCGGAAAGAGCCCGATGCGCCTACACTCGCGGAGATCTTTCGAGTCGTTCAGGCGTTGGAGCTGCCGACAGCCACCCAAGTTGCACGGGCTTTCACTTTGTTTTTCCTTCTCATCAACACGGCAGAGCAGGTGCAGGGCGTTCGCCAGAACCGCGATCGAAGATCTCCAGACGATGCGGATGATGCCGAATCAGGATCCATGCGAAATGTTCTGCAAATCTTGAAGAAGCAGGGCCATTCGGCCAGTGCCACGCACAAGGCACTGTCTCGGCTCATCGTGAAGCCCGTTCTTACCGCCCATCCCACGGAGGCGACGAGACGGACAGTGCTTTCATTGCAAGACCGGGTAGCGCTGCTGCTTTTGGAACGGGACCATGCCTCGCCAAGCCGAAGGGGGGAAATTGAGGCTGCCTTGGAAGCTGAAGTAGAACTGCTATGGCTGACTTCCGAGGTGCGAAACGATCGATTGCAGGTCCTCGACGAGGTTGGCAACGCCCTTTGGTACTTGGAAGATCGGCTTTTCGGGGCAAGCGCGCGCGTGATAGAGCGCGTGCGTGAAGACTTTGCGGCTGTTTTCGAGGAAGAGATCCCGCCACCGTTATCCTTAGCTTTCGGAAGCTGGGTGGGCGGTGACCGGGACGGCAACCCTTATGTCACTCCCGGTATCACAGAGGAAGCAGCAAGGCGTTCGGCGCACAGCGTGCTAGGAAAATATGTTGGCGAAGTGAGCGCTCTCATCGAACGTCTTTCGTTATCTGATCGCATTGTGCACGTCCCCTCGCGTTTTAGGGCGTCCATCGAGGCCGACAGCAAGTTGTTGCCTGCGGAATGGGCGAAGAACCAGCGACGCGATGCAGACGAGCCAATCCGGTTGAAACTGAGTTTTATTCGTGCCCGCCTCTTGCAATGCCAACGCCTATTGGAGGCGCATAGTAGCAACACCCCTGCCGTATTCCCCGCAGCGTATTCCAAGGTCGACGATTTTGAACGCGATCTCGGTCTTATCGATGAGGCCTTACATCAGGCGGGGGCAATCCACGCAAGGCGCACGCTGCTAGATCCGTTAAGGATGCGCGTGCGGATGCTCGGCTTTCACGGGTTCTGTATGGATGTGCGAGAGGATGCGTTCGAGCTCAGGCGAGCGTTCGAAGAAATTGCCTCTAATCTCAAACATCCGGAGTTTGACTATAGTGCGTTGGAGCAAGAACTTCTCGGCACCCGGCCGCTTGTCGGGCCACTTCAGAGGCTGTCTGAACGCAGCGAAAACGTCGTCCAAGCTTTTCGTGCGGTAAAGCACATCCATGAACAAGTGAGTCCCGAGGCCGCCAGCACGTATGTCGTTTCAATGACCCGCTCCGCGGACGATCTTTTGCGAGTACTGCTATTGGCGCGCGAGGCTGGGTTGGTCAATTTGGCCGCAGATCCCCCCGAGTCCAAACTGGATGTTGTGCCTCTGTTTGAAACCTTGGATGACCTCACACATGCTGCTTCTACGATGCGGCAGCTTTTTCGGAGCCGAGTGTATTCGAGACAACTGCAAGCTCGCGGCATGCGGCAAGAGGTGATGTTGGGATATTCCGATTCGGCTAAAGATGCAGGCTTACTAACCTCATCTTGGTCGCTTTATTGCACTCAACGCGAGCTCCAAAACGTGTGCGACGAGGCGGGTGTCGCACTTGAGCTGTTCCACGGCCGTGGCGGGACCGTGGGTCGAGGTGGAGGCTCTCCCGTTTTTCGCGCCCTTTCGGCGCTTCCTCCTGGGACCGTCGGTCACAGGGTCAAGATCACTGAACAAGGAGAGGTGATATCGCAAAAGTATGGCATCGCCTCCTTGGCGGAGCAAACGTTGGAGGTTACCTTGGCCGGCACGTTGCTTGCCACATTTAGCGATTGGCGTGAACAGTTAAAGCCGGGGGAGGAAAAGAAGTTCGAGGAGCGCATGCACGCGTTGTCTCTGACGGCGCTCTCCGTATTTCGCAGACTCGTGCACGAGGACCCGGGCGTATTTGAGCTTTTTGTGAAGTGTACGCCCGTGGAAGAGCTCGCCCATGTGCATTTCGGTTCTCGGCCCGTCTATCGACAAGGGGGCGCGGGGTCGCTTCAAGGGATTCGTGCCATTCCCTGGGGATTCGGATGGATGCAAAACCGTTTGATTTTGCCGGGATGGTTGGGGGTGGGCTCGGCGCTTCAAGAGGCACTTTCAACGGAGGGCGGCCTTGAAGAACTTCAGCGGATGGAAGAGGTGTGGCCATTTTTTGCCGATTTTGTGGCCAAAGTAGAAATGGTGTGCGCCAAGGTGGATATCGACATCGCACGTCTTTACGTGGATGAATTACATGGGTCGCAAGCGCTTTTTGAAGTCCTTCAGCAAGAGTATGCCGCGACCGTAGAATCGATCCTTGCCATTAAACGACAACAGAGGCTTCTTGAGAGACAACCAACCTTGGAACGCAACCTTCTGTTGCGCGATCCCTATGTCGACCCGCTCTCGGTGTTGCAGGTGGTTTTCATGAAGCAACAAAAAGATTGCGAGAAAGACTCCGAGCAGTGCGCACTCCTTAATAGCGCGCTCAGCACCACACTCAACGGTGTAGCGCAAGGGCTGCGCAACACCGGCTAA
- a CDS encoding sulfurtransferase, translating to MEHSPRFLALVEEVKTSISECSVPELVRWMASSKHVHLIDVREESEYAAGHAKDAMHIGRGVLERDIEQLIPDVDACIVLYCGGGYRSALAAENLKRMGYNEVYSLSGGIRAWRAAELPEQ from the coding sequence ATGGAACATAGTCCGCGATTTTTGGCCCTGGTAGAGGAGGTAAAGACTTCTATCTCAGAATGTTCCGTGCCAGAGCTGGTCCGCTGGATGGCGAGCAGCAAACATGTGCATCTGATCGATGTGCGCGAGGAGTCAGAGTATGCTGCGGGGCATGCGAAAGACGCCATGCACATCGGTCGGGGTGTCTTGGAGCGTGATATCGAGCAATTAATCCCCGATGTCGACGCGTGCATCGTACTTTATTGTGGCGGCGGGTATCGCTCCGCTCTAGCCGCGGAAAATCTAAAGAGGATGGGCTACAACGAGGTATATTCTCTGTCTGGCGGCATTCGGGCTTGGCGCGCTGCCGAGCTACCTGAGCAATGA
- a CDS encoding gamma carbonic anhydrase family protein, whose translation MRTIVDSVALVDAPPAGLSALEAHLAALRTRHPGATIERYLDRVPQIAADVYLASSAVVVGAAALGEQVSLWHGVVVRGDVNRIEIRARSNIQDGSVVHVGDLDTTLVEEDVVVGHRAVLHGCHIEAGCLIGIQATVLDGATVGAGSIVGAGSVVTSGTKVPARSLVLGVPGKVVGRLTDEDERVHRKLAAKYIRLAHNYRHG comes from the coding sequence ATGAGGACGATTGTGGACTCGGTAGCTTTGGTCGATGCGCCTCCCGCTGGGTTATCCGCGCTCGAAGCACATTTGGCTGCGCTGAGAACGCGACATCCCGGTGCAACCATAGAGCGGTACCTGGACCGCGTTCCTCAAATCGCTGCCGATGTATACCTCGCTTCGAGTGCCGTCGTGGTAGGGGCAGCGGCGCTGGGAGAGCAAGTGAGCCTTTGGCACGGTGTCGTGGTGAGGGGCGACGTCAACCGCATCGAAATTCGCGCACGCAGCAATATTCAAGATGGTTCGGTCGTGCATGTGGGCGATCTGGACACCACCCTTGTGGAGGAAGACGTGGTGGTTGGCCATCGCGCCGTTTTACACGGTTGCCACATCGAAGCAGGATGCCTGATTGGCATCCAAGCAACCGTGCTCGACGGCGCAACCGTGGGAGCAGGTAGCATAGTCGGAGCAGGGAGTGTCGTGACCTCTGGGACAAAGGTTCCAGCGAGGAGCCTGGTACTCGGCGTTCCCGGCAAAGTCGTGGGGCGGTTGACTGACGAGGATGAACGGGTTCATCGCAAGCTCGCGGCGAAATATATCCGGTTGGCTCACAACTACCGTCATGGGTGA
- a CDS encoding SMP-30/gluconolactonase/LRE family protein, whose amino-acid sequence MTSEGPRISSFATAMIAVMGCASTPPRPAATTQPPENRSTLAPAPAEIPLSTDVRIADVGLKVPESILYDPESDLYLISNIQGSPLDIDNNGFITRMRPDGSIQDLKWIDGERNGSNLSAPKGMAILADTLYVADVDHVRMFDRVTGAVKGQIKVVGATFLNDVAIGPDGTVYLTDSGLKMGTKGLEPSGTDAVYRLAGGRAVKVIKDKTLGNPNGIIADEEGLWVATFGAGSVLRINLKGKVQFDVTFPKGGLDGILRLDSVLLVSSWKAQAIYAVPLSDLGTETSEPPFRAVLMGIHSPADIGFDTKRQRILVPLFEDNAVVFHDYR is encoded by the coding sequence ATGACAAGCGAAGGGCCACGGATAAGCAGTTTCGCCACAGCCATGATCGCGGTAATGGGATGCGCCAGCACGCCACCGAGACCCGCTGCCACCACACAGCCACCTGAAAATCGTAGCACCCTGGCTCCGGCACCGGCTGAGATACCTCTATCCACCGATGTGCGCATTGCCGATGTGGGTCTCAAGGTGCCTGAGTCCATTCTCTACGATCCGGAGTCAGATCTTTACCTCATTAGCAATATCCAGGGCTCGCCTTTGGACATCGACAACAATGGCTTCATTACCAGAATGCGACCCGACGGCAGCATACAGGACCTCAAATGGATCGATGGCGAAAGGAATGGAAGCAATCTGAGTGCGCCGAAAGGCATGGCCATTTTGGCCGACACCTTATACGTCGCTGACGTCGATCACGTCAGAATGTTCGACCGTGTCACCGGCGCCGTCAAGGGGCAGATAAAAGTCGTCGGAGCGACTTTTCTTAACGATGTAGCCATTGGACCCGATGGTACGGTTTATCTCACTGATAGCGGCCTTAAGATGGGGACCAAGGGACTGGAGCCTTCGGGCACGGACGCTGTATATCGTTTGGCGGGAGGACGCGCGGTCAAGGTGATCAAGGACAAGACTCTCGGCAACCCAAACGGCATCATTGCTGACGAGGAGGGCCTATGGGTCGCTACATTTGGAGCGGGCTCAGTGCTTCGCATCAACCTAAAAGGCAAGGTACAGTTTGATGTCACTTTCCCAAAAGGCGGGCTGGACGGTATTTTAAGACTCGACAGCGTTTTACTCGTGTCCAGTTGGAAGGCTCAAGCGATTTATGCTGTTCCGCTCAGCGATCTCGGTACCGAGACATCCGAGCCGCCGTTCAGAGCTGTTCTCATGGGAATCCACAGCCCTGCCGACATCGGTTTCGACACCAAACGCCAACGGATACTCGTTCCCCTCTTCGAAGACAACGCGGTGGTGTTTCATGACTACAGGTGA
- a CDS encoding phage holin family protein, whose translation MIPLDKHRASSSSDIRELSTPDLLKGLAEDARRLLAQESLAIKARLEYQLEAWKQGMALMIVGGSAIMLGGFVLVLGFARILKMSLGWPIWITYSGTGALFVLGGIIAVFRGRARAAHAADKVSDIAQQPIEDALWITERKSNNA comes from the coding sequence ATGATCCCCTTGGACAAGCACAGAGCTAGCTCAAGCAGTGATATTCGAGAGCTCAGCACGCCAGACCTGCTCAAGGGCCTAGCCGAGGACGCTCGTCGTCTACTGGCTCAGGAAAGTCTGGCGATCAAAGCTCGCTTGGAATATCAACTCGAAGCTTGGAAGCAGGGGATGGCTTTGATGATTGTGGGCGGCTCCGCGATCATGCTTGGCGGCTTTGTGCTGGTCTTAGGTTTTGCTCGAATCTTAAAAATGAGTCTGGGTTGGCCGATTTGGATAACCTACTCAGGTACTGGTGCTTTGTTTGTGCTAGGGGGTATCATCGCCGTGTTTCGGGGAAGGGCCCGTGCCGCACACGCCGCCGATAAAGTATCGGACATTGCGCAACAACCTATAGAGGATGCATTATGGATAACCGAGAGAAAGTCCAACAACGCTTAG
- a CDS encoding 1-acyl-sn-glycerol-3-phosphate acyltransferase, whose translation MSNPLTAGFEDPWVTRWSRRCVSIGISMGLLVIVVLTFPALLLVSLLIDSVRRENLASTRTLLFVVLYLISEAYGLGGAIVLWLKYRLSDHHTAADFVTWNYRLQWKWAHFLVATSSRIFQMKWEIENDPAGGQGPALIFMQHSSVADTLLPIHLLSYPFGLRLKYVMKRELLWDPSIDVVGQRLENFFVDRKSTRRLSQIKALRAMVSDLKSDEAALIYPEGTRATAAKRARIVAELERTGKTEQLAYAKSLTWLLPPHMGGAMTFLDSAPGADVLFCAHFGFQGSARFSDVWHGNLVGKIIRLKFWRCSGSEVPTAASERSKWFLERWANMDAWLKDQALQNE comes from the coding sequence ATGTCTAATCCCCTCACCGCCGGTTTCGAGGATCCTTGGGTCACGCGTTGGTCGCGCCGGTGCGTGTCGATTGGAATTTCTATGGGACTGCTTGTGATAGTTGTCCTAACCTTTCCTGCGCTCTTACTTGTAAGCCTACTTATTGACTCGGTTCGACGTGAGAATCTCGCTTCGACACGCACACTGCTCTTTGTTGTTCTGTACCTCATCTCTGAAGCCTACGGCTTAGGAGGCGCGATTGTATTATGGCTCAAATATCGTCTGAGCGACCACCACACCGCGGCTGATTTTGTGACGTGGAACTACCGGTTGCAATGGAAATGGGCCCATTTTCTGGTGGCGACATCGAGCCGCATTTTTCAAATGAAGTGGGAGATTGAAAATGATCCAGCAGGCGGTCAGGGGCCTGCGCTGATTTTTATGCAGCATAGCAGTGTGGCGGACACACTTCTGCCTATCCATCTGCTTTCCTATCCCTTTGGACTCCGCCTCAAATATGTAATGAAGCGCGAGTTGTTATGGGATCCATCAATCGACGTCGTGGGACAACGGTTGGAGAACTTTTTTGTCGACCGCAAAAGCACGCGTCGCCTCTCGCAGATCAAAGCATTGCGCGCCATGGTCTCAGACCTCAAGTCAGACGAGGCAGCGCTCATATATCCGGAAGGCACGCGCGCGACTGCGGCCAAACGCGCCCGCATTGTCGCCGAACTGGAACGAACGGGTAAAACCGAACAGCTCGCATACGCGAAATCGCTCACCTGGCTGCTCCCCCCCCATATGGGCGGAGCCATGACGTTCTTGGACAGTGCTCCCGGCGCGGATGTTCTTTTCTGCGCCCATTTCGGATTCCAAGGTTCAGCCCGTTTTTCGGATGTCTGGCATGGCAACTTGGTGGGGAAGATCATACGATTAAAGTTTTGGCGCTGTTCGGGCAGTGAAGTGCCTACGGCCGCTTCAGAGAGGAGCAAATGGTTCCTGGAACGGTGGGCTAACATGGACGCCTGGCTAAAAGATCAAGCGCTGCAAAATGAATGA
- a CDS encoding GAF domain-containing protein encodes MTEQNQSAPSLGQGYEATPFQERESALHPRGSEALLPATFQAVPDRMADSATALLLRLTDAISRATTLNEIYEQALDGIREGLGVDRASILTYDESQVMRFRAWRGISADYRDAVDGHCPWAPDARDPEPVLIEDVETADGMAPYRELFRAEHIGALAFVPLVYRSRLLGKFMLYYARPHCFSSAELRLIAAVARQIAFAVDRKRTEVDLQQTREKLVLVLRGLADGVTAQASDGKLLFANPAAARIFGYASIEELVAMPLSDLWRRYDMTDENGQSLEPEHLPWCIALKKGLETEALLCLRERTVAREQWFLVRSSPALGKDGDVMFAVNVFRDVTRERQRLRAEDLRHTEIQLARTRAAFLADAGKLLASSLEYEAASLAKLAALAVPRLADWCIVELNDEQRLEHLAVAYRDPTGEALANSLKRRFIPDSHQPKLFHRVINTGRAELYPDLTEDLLGEMIDDEVAAGLVQRLQPRSAISVPMPVAGRVLGAITLISTDPSRRYDINDLEVTRSLAERAAFAVDNARLYAEAKEAVQAREDFLAMVSHDLRNPLSVILLKSGFLKMDLTESGADPKFLRDVEAIVRASKSMERLIRDLFDFTSIEAGHLRVETRFCQLKQLLHEAIEFHRPLVGGRKLSIENQLPDDAEVYCDRERISQVFSNLIGNAIKFTAADGVIMVMVSSQDGDIVLSVKDNGIGMCGEDKAHAFDRYGKGRSPGRRGLGLGLYITKALVEAHQGRVWIDSQVNHGTTVHFSLPVVSRRKKHEATTKMKTPAP; translated from the coding sequence ATGACAGAGCAAAATCAATCGGCTCCTAGCCTTGGTCAGGGTTATGAAGCAACACCGTTTCAAGAGCGGGAGTCGGCCCTGCATCCCCGTGGTTCGGAGGCTCTTCTTCCAGCGACGTTTCAGGCAGTGCCCGACAGGATGGCGGATTCAGCGACTGCGCTGCTTCTGAGGCTCACCGATGCGATCAGTCGCGCAACGACACTCAATGAGATCTATGAGCAGGCCCTCGACGGCATTCGAGAGGGTTTAGGCGTCGATCGGGCATCAATACTGACCTATGATGAATCCCAGGTCATGCGTTTCAGGGCATGGCGGGGTATCTCTGCCGATTATAGAGATGCGGTTGATGGGCACTGCCCGTGGGCTCCGGATGCACGCGACCCAGAGCCCGTCCTCATCGAGGACGTGGAAACTGCTGACGGGATGGCACCTTATCGTGAGTTATTCAGGGCCGAGCACATAGGAGCTCTTGCGTTCGTGCCGCTCGTTTATCGTTCGCGGCTCTTGGGCAAGTTCATGTTGTATTACGCTCGCCCCCATTGTTTCTCCTCTGCGGAGCTCCGATTGATTGCCGCGGTCGCGCGGCAAATCGCATTTGCGGTCGATAGGAAACGTACGGAAGTAGATCTTCAACAGACTCGCGAAAAGCTCGTATTGGTGCTTCGAGGGCTGGCGGACGGCGTCACGGCCCAAGCATCTGATGGCAAACTGCTTTTCGCGAATCCCGCCGCAGCACGTATTTTTGGCTATGCGAGCATTGAGGAGCTTGTCGCAATGCCGCTTTCAGATCTGTGGCGGCGCTATGACATGACGGATGAGAACGGGCAGAGCTTAGAACCAGAACATCTCCCGTGGTGTATCGCACTAAAGAAGGGGCTTGAGACCGAGGCGTTGCTCTGCCTCCGAGAGCGCACCGTGGCCAGAGAGCAATGGTTTCTGGTTCGTTCCAGCCCCGCCCTCGGAAAAGATGGCGATGTGATGTTTGCAGTCAACGTGTTTCGTGACGTAACCCGGGAGCGGCAGCGCTTACGTGCGGAGGATCTCCGGCATACAGAAATCCAGCTCGCGCGCACCCGCGCAGCCTTTCTCGCGGATGCCGGAAAGCTTCTGGCGAGTTCACTCGAATATGAGGCTGCCTCATTGGCCAAGCTTGCAGCGCTGGCGGTTCCTCGTCTCGCCGATTGGTGCATTGTTGAGCTCAATGATGAGCAGAGGCTTGAGCACCTCGCCGTCGCATATAGAGATCCAACGGGAGAGGCGCTCGCAAACAGTCTGAAACGTCGATTTATACCCGACTCGCATCAGCCCAAATTATTCCATCGGGTGATCAATACCGGCCGAGCGGAACTCTATCCTGATCTGACCGAAGACCTGCTTGGAGAAATGATTGACGACGAAGTAGCCGCAGGTCTGGTACAACGCTTACAACCACGTTCTGCAATTAGCGTTCCCATGCCGGTTGCCGGGCGTGTTCTCGGGGCGATCACCCTCATTTCAACCGATCCATCTCGTCGTTACGACATCAATGACTTGGAAGTGACCAGAAGTTTGGCTGAGCGTGCTGCATTCGCCGTCGACAATGCTCGCCTGTATGCAGAAGCCAAAGAAGCGGTCCAGGCGCGAGAAGACTTCCTAGCCATGGTTTCGCACGATTTGCGTAACCCGTTGAGCGTGATTCTTTTGAAAAGTGGTTTCTTGAAGATGGATTTGACAGAATCCGGCGCGGATCCAAAGTTTCTAAGAGATGTTGAAGCCATCGTACGTGCCAGCAAAAGCATGGAACGCCTCATTCGCGATCTCTTTGATTTCACCAGTATCGAGGCCGGGCACTTGCGTGTAGAGACGCGTTTTTGCCAACTCAAACAGTTGCTGCATGAGGCGATCGAATTCCATCGGCCTCTGGTTGGTGGGAGGAAGTTGAGCATTGAGAATCAGCTTCCAGACGACGCGGAGGTTTATTGTGACCGAGAGAGGATTTCACAGGTTTTTTCCAACCTGATTGGCAACGCGATTAAGTTTACGGCTGCGGATGGCGTGATTATGGTGATGGTCAGCAGCCAAGATGGCGACATTGTCCTCTCCGTGAAGGACAATGGCATTGGGATGTGTGGGGAAGACAAAGCCCACGCCTTTGATCGTTACGGCAAGGGGAGATCGCCTGGTCGCCGTGGCCTCGGACTGGGTTTGTACATCACGAAAGCCCTGGTTGAGGCTCACCAGGGGCGCGTTTGGATTGACAGCCAAGTTAACCACGGCACCACCGTGCACTTCTCATTACCGGTGGTAAGCCGGAGAAAAAAACACGAAGCAACGACTAAAATGAAGACCCCGGCTCCTTAA
- a CDS encoding DUF924 domain-containing protein, whose product MTTGDVGDIEGVLKEWFGTLSPDGRVQDDVRERWWQKDPTYDAHLRDRWGKTLASARQGELDAWEKTPRGALALVIVLDQWSRNIHRGSSDMFAADTQARAVAKRALAQGHHLALPHELRSFFYLPLMHSENVDDQSQCVALFKHLVADSSGPLRENFLKQVDFAERHRDIIEKFGRFPHRNATLGRTSTAEEEAFLKEPGSSF is encoded by the coding sequence ATGACTACAGGTGACGTGGGTGACATCGAGGGTGTGCTCAAGGAGTGGTTTGGTACTCTCTCGCCCGACGGACGCGTGCAGGATGACGTTCGCGAGCGCTGGTGGCAAAAGGATCCTACTTACGATGCTCATCTTCGAGACCGTTGGGGCAAAACACTAGCATCCGCGCGTCAGGGAGAACTGGATGCGTGGGAAAAGACACCTCGCGGCGCCTTGGCCCTCGTTATCGTGTTGGACCAATGGAGCCGGAATATCCATCGCGGCTCCTCAGATATGTTTGCTGCCGATACGCAAGCGCGTGCAGTTGCGAAGCGCGCTTTGGCTCAGGGGCACCATCTCGCTCTCCCCCACGAACTGCGTAGTTTTTTTTATTTGCCTTTGATGCATTCCGAAAATGTGGACGATCAGAGCCAATGCGTCGCTCTATTCAAGCACCTCGTTGCAGACTCATCCGGTCCCCTGAGGGAAAATTTTCTAAAACAAGTAGATTTTGCCGAGCGTCATCGCGACATTATTGAGAAATTCGGTCGCTTCCCGCATCGCAATGCGACACTTGGCAGAACGTCTACGGCGGAAGAGGAAGCATTCCTTAAGGAGCCGGGGTCTTCATTTTAG